In Labeo rohita strain BAU-BD-2019 unplaced genomic scaffold, IGBB_LRoh.1.0 scaffold_1039, whole genome shotgun sequence, a single window of DNA contains:
- the LOC127157324 gene encoding uncharacterized protein LOC127157324 isoform X1: MRVCVFPVKHLTSEQKTRISFAISVAYHMTSSTVLIIRMKLMLLLWVFKYSETIPIHVMGKKGASVTFPCELEDRGIFHISLNRLSKNILVYQNEYCRKQVCKKGACDVVMKDLRLRDAGKYSLNVYYMNAMSVLEPQIRTYKLHIHDDFFVKTGKKLKLDVLLPDARQVLHQNKTTAEWKEVWKRDRKKRVRVTHDRMNDRDGTLTITEFMADDAGTYRVMDFEGEILITVTVADEKKSKSTEKKLNCTDDGKKHNHRDLSEPAGQFVSAVFAALPVLILIAAVVKKLQ, translated from the exons CAGTGTAGCCTACCACATGACCAGCTCTACTGTTCTCATCATCAGAATGAAACTTATGCTGCTGTTATGGGTTTTCAAATACAGTG AAACCATCCCTATACATGTGATGGGAAAAAAGGGAGCCAGCGTCACCTTTCCCTGTGAATTAGAGGACAGAGGGATTTTCCATATTTCTTTAAACAGACTGTCAAAAAACATCCTTGTTTATCAAAATGAATACTGCCGGAAACAAGTATGCAAAAAAGGAGCATGTGACGTCGTCATGAAGGATCTGAGACTGAGAGATGCTGggaaatacagtttaaatgtctATTACATGAATGCTATGTCAGTTCTGGAGCCACAAATCAGGACGTACAAACTTCATATTCATG atgatttttttgtgaaaacaggcAAAAAGCTGAAGTTGGATGTTCTGTTGCCAGATGCTCGTCAGGTTTTGCATCAGAACAAAACCACCGCAGAATGGAAGGAGGTGTGGAAGAGAGACAGGAAGAAAAGAGTTCGTGTAACACACGATCGAATGAACGACAGGGATGGGACCTTGACTATTACAGAGTTTATGGCTGATGATGCAGGAACATACAGAGTTATGGATTTTGAGGGAGAAATCTTAATCACGGTGACCGTCGCAGATGAGAAAA AATCaaaatcaacagaaaaaaaactgaactgcACAGATGATGGCAAAAAACATA ATCACCGGGACTTGTCCGAGCCAGCGGGACAGTTTGTGTCGGCTGTGTTTGCTGCTCTGCCGGTTCTGATTCTAATTGCCGCTGTCGTCAAAAAGCTGCAGTGA
- the LOC127157324 gene encoding uncharacterized protein LOC127157324 isoform X4 yields MHLCSNNIVAYHMTSSTVLIIRMKLMLLLWVFKYSETIPIHVMGKKGASVTFPCELEDRGIFHISLNRLSKNILVYQNEYCRKQVCKKGACDVVMKDLRLRDAGKYSLNVYYMNAMSVLEPQIRTYKLHIHDDFFVKTGKKLKLDVLLPDARQVLHQNKTTAEWKEVWKRDRKKRVRVTHDRMNDRDGTLTITEFMADDAGTYRVMDFEGEILITVTVADEKKSKSTEKKLNCTDDGKKHNHRDLSEPAGQFVSAVFAALPVLILIAAVVKKLQ; encoded by the exons ATGCATttgtgttcaaacaacat TGTAGCCTACCACATGACCAGCTCTACTGTTCTCATCATCAGAATGAAACTTATGCTGCTGTTATGGGTTTTCAAATACAGTG AAACCATCCCTATACATGTGATGGGAAAAAAGGGAGCCAGCGTCACCTTTCCCTGTGAATTAGAGGACAGAGGGATTTTCCATATTTCTTTAAACAGACTGTCAAAAAACATCCTTGTTTATCAAAATGAATACTGCCGGAAACAAGTATGCAAAAAAGGAGCATGTGACGTCGTCATGAAGGATCTGAGACTGAGAGATGCTGggaaatacagtttaaatgtctATTACATGAATGCTATGTCAGTTCTGGAGCCACAAATCAGGACGTACAAACTTCATATTCATG atgatttttttgtgaaaacaggcAAAAAGCTGAAGTTGGATGTTCTGTTGCCAGATGCTCGTCAGGTTTTGCATCAGAACAAAACCACCGCAGAATGGAAGGAGGTGTGGAAGAGAGACAGGAAGAAAAGAGTTCGTGTAACACACGATCGAATGAACGACAGGGATGGGACCTTGACTATTACAGAGTTTATGGCTGATGATGCAGGAACATACAGAGTTATGGATTTTGAGGGAGAAATCTTAATCACGGTGACCGTCGCAGATGAGAAAA AATCaaaatcaacagaaaaaaaactgaactgcACAGATGATGGCAAAAAACATA ATCACCGGGACTTGTCCGAGCCAGCGGGACAGTTTGTGTCGGCTGTGTTTGCTGCTCTGCCGGTTCTGATTCTAATTGCCGCTGTCGTCAAAAAGCTGCAGTGA
- the LOC127157324 gene encoding uncharacterized protein LOC127157324 isoform X2: MRVCVFPVKHLTSEQKTRISFAIVAYHMTSSTVLIIRMKLMLLLWVFKYSETIPIHVMGKKGASVTFPCELEDRGIFHISLNRLSKNILVYQNEYCRKQVCKKGACDVVMKDLRLRDAGKYSLNVYYMNAMSVLEPQIRTYKLHIHDDFFVKTGKKLKLDVLLPDARQVLHQNKTTAEWKEVWKRDRKKRVRVTHDRMNDRDGTLTITEFMADDAGTYRVMDFEGEILITVTVADEKKSKSTEKKLNCTDDGKKHNHRDLSEPAGQFVSAVFAALPVLILIAAVVKKLQ; encoded by the exons TGTAGCCTACCACATGACCAGCTCTACTGTTCTCATCATCAGAATGAAACTTATGCTGCTGTTATGGGTTTTCAAATACAGTG AAACCATCCCTATACATGTGATGGGAAAAAAGGGAGCCAGCGTCACCTTTCCCTGTGAATTAGAGGACAGAGGGATTTTCCATATTTCTTTAAACAGACTGTCAAAAAACATCCTTGTTTATCAAAATGAATACTGCCGGAAACAAGTATGCAAAAAAGGAGCATGTGACGTCGTCATGAAGGATCTGAGACTGAGAGATGCTGggaaatacagtttaaatgtctATTACATGAATGCTATGTCAGTTCTGGAGCCACAAATCAGGACGTACAAACTTCATATTCATG atgatttttttgtgaaaacaggcAAAAAGCTGAAGTTGGATGTTCTGTTGCCAGATGCTCGTCAGGTTTTGCATCAGAACAAAACCACCGCAGAATGGAAGGAGGTGTGGAAGAGAGACAGGAAGAAAAGAGTTCGTGTAACACACGATCGAATGAACGACAGGGATGGGACCTTGACTATTACAGAGTTTATGGCTGATGATGCAGGAACATACAGAGTTATGGATTTTGAGGGAGAAATCTTAATCACGGTGACCGTCGCAGATGAGAAAA AATCaaaatcaacagaaaaaaaactgaactgcACAGATGATGGCAAAAAACATA ATCACCGGGACTTGTCCGAGCCAGCGGGACAGTTTGTGTCGGCTGTGTTTGCTGCTCTGCCGGTTCTGATTCTAATTGCCGCTGTCGTCAAAAAGCTGCAGTGA
- the LOC127157324 gene encoding uncharacterized protein LOC127157324 isoform X3, which yields MHLCSNNISVAYHMTSSTVLIIRMKLMLLLWVFKYSETIPIHVMGKKGASVTFPCELEDRGIFHISLNRLSKNILVYQNEYCRKQVCKKGACDVVMKDLRLRDAGKYSLNVYYMNAMSVLEPQIRTYKLHIHDDFFVKTGKKLKLDVLLPDARQVLHQNKTTAEWKEVWKRDRKKRVRVTHDRMNDRDGTLTITEFMADDAGTYRVMDFEGEILITVTVADEKKSKSTEKKLNCTDDGKKHNHRDLSEPAGQFVSAVFAALPVLILIAAVVKKLQ from the exons ATGCATttgtgttcaaacaacat CAGTGTAGCCTACCACATGACCAGCTCTACTGTTCTCATCATCAGAATGAAACTTATGCTGCTGTTATGGGTTTTCAAATACAGTG AAACCATCCCTATACATGTGATGGGAAAAAAGGGAGCCAGCGTCACCTTTCCCTGTGAATTAGAGGACAGAGGGATTTTCCATATTTCTTTAAACAGACTGTCAAAAAACATCCTTGTTTATCAAAATGAATACTGCCGGAAACAAGTATGCAAAAAAGGAGCATGTGACGTCGTCATGAAGGATCTGAGACTGAGAGATGCTGggaaatacagtttaaatgtctATTACATGAATGCTATGTCAGTTCTGGAGCCACAAATCAGGACGTACAAACTTCATATTCATG atgatttttttgtgaaaacaggcAAAAAGCTGAAGTTGGATGTTCTGTTGCCAGATGCTCGTCAGGTTTTGCATCAGAACAAAACCACCGCAGAATGGAAGGAGGTGTGGAAGAGAGACAGGAAGAAAAGAGTTCGTGTAACACACGATCGAATGAACGACAGGGATGGGACCTTGACTATTACAGAGTTTATGGCTGATGATGCAGGAACATACAGAGTTATGGATTTTGAGGGAGAAATCTTAATCACGGTGACCGTCGCAGATGAGAAAA AATCaaaatcaacagaaaaaaaactgaactgcACAGATGATGGCAAAAAACATA ATCACCGGGACTTGTCCGAGCCAGCGGGACAGTTTGTGTCGGCTGTGTTTGCTGCTCTGCCGGTTCTGATTCTAATTGCCGCTGTCGTCAAAAAGCTGCAGTGA